Proteins encoded within one genomic window of Humulus lupulus chromosome 1, drHumLupu1.1, whole genome shotgun sequence:
- the LOC133823181 gene encoding nucleoside hydrolase 5-like, with the protein MVLKKNFWVVFVLLLLGFAANLHTAKCAPRPRPRRILLDTDVDTNDFFALLYLLKLNRSEFELEGVTINTNAWTNAGHSVNQIYDILYMMGRDDIAVGVGGEGGILKDGTILPNVGGYLPIIEQGVTTTGGCRYRQAIPVGIGGRLDVDTNFGIRKAFLPQVYINFYFH; encoded by the exons ATGGTGTTGAAAAAAAACTTCTGGGTTGTTTTTGTTCTACTCCTTTTAGGATTTGCAGCTAATTTGCACACTGCAAAATGCGCTCCTCGGCCTAGGCCTCGCCGGATTCTCTTGGATACAGATGTTGATACGAATGATTTCTTTGCTCTGCTCTACCTCTTAAAGCTTAACAGATCAGAGTTTGAGTTAGAG ggTGTGACTATCAACACAAATGCCTGGACTAATGCTGGACATTCTGTGAATCAAATCTATGACATCCTTTACATGATGGGGCGTGATGATATCGCTGTTGGAGTTGGCGGCGAAGGTGGAATACTAAAAGATGGTACCATTCTTCCTAATGTTGGTGGATATCTTCCCATAATAGAACAG GGTGTTACAACCACTGGGGGATGTAGATATAGACAAGCTATCCCAGTAGGTATTGGAGGTCGTCTGGATGTTGATACAAATTTTGGCATTAGAAAAGCTTTTCTTCCTCAGGTATATATAAACTTTTATTTCCACTGA